A segment of the Populus alba chromosome 9, ASM523922v2, whole genome shotgun sequence genome:
GATCCAAAGTCATTTGCTGTGGGATATCTCCACCTCAaaagtttcaataaaatatCTGTTTTAAACACATAGACCCCCATTGATGCAATATAGGGAGACTTCATGGCTTCTTGCGGAGACAACCCTAGACGAGTAGTATCTACTCGCTGCATCAAACAaccaaaatatattaacaaaaaaaactaattcctCTAGCAACTTTACTGTGCACACACAATCagattattatttgttgtaattgtaaaattataaaattgcctttaagaaaaaattcaaaggaTAACATTGTCTTTTTACGATGGCATGACTGTCAAATTTGTCATTTCCCAATTTTTTCACAGAAAAATCACTACTCACCTTGAAATAAAATAACGTAAAGATTTTAGCTTAGAAGTGTTTTTATCCTTTCATTTCTATTGAAATAGGGTAACTATTGgagacaaaaacaattaattctctcataagagggttttttttttagtcatacATTGGTTTTGTTATAGATTTGAAGATTGTTTAAGGACATTATTGTAATTGTTGtatagtaaatattattaaaaaaccctTCAGTGTTCATGTGATGTCTACAGGGATGTTTGGTCACAAAAAACGGCCATCTGAAGTAGTGTTTGGAAGATCTCGACAAATCTAGTTTATAACTAAAATTCAAGTCATTCAAAATGATCTGGATTTGATAGTCCTTTTATTACTAGAGCATTAAGTAATTACGTAAGGAAACCAGATGATCAGAATTTCAGATCCTATATAGAAATTAGGATGTTTTAGCAGTCTTAAGGCAAATGCTAGAGATTTAGATTTTTCTGATCCTACATTTGAAAGAAGATGAAGCCAGGTGTCATTTTGCTTTGTTCTTCATAATCTTGCGTTacttatttttgaaaagtataAGAAGGGCATGCATGTGGATGTAGATTCAAAGGATGCTATTACAAAAGTAGGTCTAAACATATGAATTTTGAAATTCTCACCATTTCTCTCAATTCAGAACCCTTTGGCTTTTCAGCGAATTGGAAAATTTGTCCCCTGCCGTCCATCTTCACCAGTCCATAATCTGATGCACGGCTACAAAGTAATCAAGACGAAATGTTATAGGAAAAAAGTTTTACTTAGAacaaagaaaccaagaaaaaatatcaCTTGAAGCACAGCTAAAGACTCAACAGACCTCCCGCCCACAGCAGCACATGAAATTGTAAAATCAGCATTGCTATCAATATGATGCTGTTGATTCATAGCAAACAGGTAAGCCagagtttaaaaaaaagttaaatatattCAAAGTCCATGTCATTAGAGGAATAATGGCATACTTGCACGAAGTCCATGTAATCCATTCGGTAAAGGTGATCTCCAGATAAGACAAGTATATTCTCAATGTTCCTGTTCTTGGCATCCTACAAGAGCCAACATAATTCATAAGACTCCAATTCAAGTGGCTGAAGAGTAATGTGGAGTACAGTTAGTCATATAAAGATGAAAACAGCCTAATAAGTTTTCATATTCACCTCAAAAACCCATGTAAATTGCCTCACAGCATCTGCTGTTCCTTGGAACCACTTCATTCCTGCTTCCCCAGGTGTTTGAGTTGCTGCTAAAACCTGTTTATCAAAAGTGTTTATTATCCATCACTACGTTACGAAGGAAGcatgttaaaattaagatttgatgCAATTTCCTCAATTAGATTCCTTAGTATTATAAGAACTACAGATTGGATAATGTCCGATCAATGTTATCATTGAGGTTTTCTTATCACACATCTGCCAAGATAGGATGATTAGCAACTTCTTGATCAGGTCATTGACATGAAGATTTACCAAAAGTAACTTCTAGTTTTGTACCATGGTAAATTAGGAAACGtggaatataattatatatcactggaaaaaaactaatttcaagGTTTGATTGCTCTCTCAACACATAAATCCTGCGCAATAGAAAAAGGATAGCAAATGGCATCCTGGATTCTGTTTGCAGGGAATTTCCGATTCCAAAAACTGAAGTCAGAGAAATAAATACACCAAGAATGGAATCATACCTCCACAAATCCATCCCCAAATATAATACCATTTCCGAAATACGTGCGCGCAAGGTGCCGGTTCAGGGAAGCCGAATTGAATTGGGTCAACACAAAAATCTTGTTTATCCCACTATTGATGCAGTTGCTCATTGGGATGTCTATAAGCCTGTAGCAACCTCCAAGAGGTACCTGCAGAATACCATGAGCTGCATGTTTAAATCTCAAACTTTATAATAGTAACTCATAATCTTGTATAAACCAAGCATATTTTCTTACAGCTGGTGTTGCTGCCCTTCTGGTAAGGGGAAACAGCTGAGTCCCAGCACCTCCTCCTAATATGATTGATGCTACATTTTTTGGGTCTGCTTTTCTTCTCTCAAATCGTGGTGCTTGCAAGGTCTGCCATAGATTAGAAACCATTCTAGGATGAGTACACATCAAACTATGATCAAAGTCACGCgtgtttaaaaatcaaaatcattcttATTCAGAAATTGAGATGGCCATATTGATATTATAGGAAATTTTAGTTATGGAGGATATCAAAGAATGATCAAGAAATACAAAAACTGATTATATTGTCGAATCAACTTACCACAGTTTCTCTGCCATTACTTGATGTCAGAACAGAAAAGGCAACACCAGGCTTGAACTTATTGACACTCTTGTCAACTTTAAGGCTTTTTGCCAACTGATTGACCCAAACACTGTTATTGAAACTCCCTCTGATCCTTTCACCCCAAAACTCTTTATCTCCATTGTTGAAGCCACCTTTGCTAGCTTTCGCCACATGAGTGTTGGCTTTCAAGGTCGCACAACAGGAATCCATTGCAGCACTCTCACAGGTAGCCCACTTGATGATAATCTTGATGGATCACAATAAAATTGTTGCACCCGCAAAAATACTGGATACAAATCCCAATAAAAGCTGAGTTTTAAACTAAGTAACCAAGTAAAGTATAGATCACATAAAGATATAGTACTAACTAACTATATAATCGTAAAAGTGGAGTGACAGTTGTGCCACATGCACTTACAAATTTACGGAATCAAGAAGGTACCAAATCTAAGCAACCAAAGAGTCaagtttaacaaaataaaactaacttTAAGTACAACCTAGATAACAGAAGCTACTAAGAATCAAGAATCTAAAGTTCCATAAAGCAAAAGAATCAAACTTTTGTCtggaaatatataaaagatcacTGTAGAAAACACACCGGAATGTGCTTCAAGATTTGAACTTCAGGGAAATGATCAAGTGGGTTTTTAGAAGGTTGGAAATGGGAGTGAAATACATGAAAtgatcaaccaaaaaaaaaaaacgtgaaaTGATGCTGACAGTGGTGGTTAATATGGCTTTATTGGCTTGTGATTCCTCACGAGAAATCAGGcacttttgttgttttattattttatacctTAAATTGTTGAATGCAATCTCTCTACCTCTCTTGGTCTCTGGCCACCACCCTCTCTGCCTCTGCCTCCTTGTTTTCAAGAATTCAAGTACACTTCTTTCTTTAGTCCAGGTATCCAGGCTCCCGCTCTGGTTATATATAGAAGCCCTATATACCGAACACCTGTCCATatcaaaaaaatgatatttatcacCGCATTCATGACTAGTACTAGACTACAATGTCGGTAGACTACATTGTCGGTTTCTTGGCAAGTTGTAAGTGCATCATACTTGTGTGAATTTCGTGTTAAGTAACAACTTAGGAGAACATCTTGATTtatcactatattttttaaatttattttttattctaggcTTATATTTAAAAGAAGTAGAGGCAATGTCATTACCGATGATAAAAGGGTGGGCCTAGGTTCATACT
Coding sequences within it:
- the LOC118058915 gene encoding glucose-1-phosphate adenylyltransferase large subunit 1, with protein sequence MDSCCATLKANTHVAKASKGGFNNGDKEFWGERIRGSFNNSVWVNQLAKSLKVDKSVNKFKPGVAFSVLTSSNGRETVTLQAPRFERRKADPKNVASIILGGGAGTQLFPLTRRAATPAVPLGGCYRLIDIPMSNCINSGINKIFVLTQFNSASLNRHLARTYFGNGIIFGDGFVEVLAATQTPGEAGMKWFQGTADAVRQFTWVFEDAKNRNIENILVLSGDHLYRMDYMDFVQHHIDSNADFTISCAAVGGSRASDYGLVKMDGRGQIFQFAEKPKGSELREMRVDTTRLGLSPQEAMKSPYIASMGVYVFKTDILLKLLRWRYPTANDFGSEIIPAAVMEHNVQGYIFKDYWEDIGTIKSFYEANLALAEEPPKFEFYDPKTPFYTSPRSSPPTKFDKCRIVNAIISHGCFLRECTVQHSVVGERSRLDYGVELKDTVMLGADCYQTEVEIASLLAEGEVPIGVGRNTKIRNCIIDKNAKIGKDVIIMNKDGVQEADREEEGFYIRSGITIISEKATIEDGTVI